In Flavobacteriales bacterium, the following are encoded in one genomic region:
- a CDS encoding helix-turn-helix transcriptional regulator encodes MYTINNKQYPCSTSVTMGLIGGKWKSVILIYLVEKPLRYNEIRKKIPTVTERTLSLQLKGLEEDGLVKRTVYTTKPPLKVEYELTEFGKTLIPLLHSIAEWGIVAIAQHQKT; translated from the coding sequence ATGTACACAATAAACAACAAGCAATACCCTTGCAGCACCAGTGTTACAATGGGTTTAATTGGAGGAAAATGGAAATCAGTAATTTTAATTTATTTAGTAGAAAAACCGTTACGGTATAATGAAATTAGAAAAAAGATTCCTACAGTTACTGAACGAACACTTAGTCTACAATTAAAGGGCTTGGAAGAAGACGGCTTGGTAAAAAGGACGGTATACACCACAAAACCTCCTCTTAAAGTTGAATACGAACTAACTGAATTTGGAAAAACTTTAATTCCATTATTGCATTCCATTGCTGAATGGGGAATTGTTGCAATAGCGCAACATCAAAAGACTTAA